A section of the Streptomyces sp. SLBN-118 genome encodes:
- a CDS encoding ABC transporter substrate-binding protein — MHQRFLGLTAAVAALGMTVALTGCGTTSGSGDVTLELVAADYDVSGGQSSKKYWADLAAEFERTNPGIKIDVRIESWNDIDRKVGEMVKAGKAPDIAQIGAYADFAAADKLYSADQLLSIPVQSNFLRPLTDAGEMKRVQYGLPFVASTRLLFYNKKLFKEAGIKNDPKTWDDLVEDAEKLKDNTDAKYPFALPLGPEEAQAETMMWLLSGGDGYTDTVGNYSIDSEQNIATFTWLKTKLVDKKLTGPVAPGKLNRKDAFAAFTRGEVGMLNGHPSLMQEAEKAGVDVGKVALPGTSGKAKAAMGVADWIMGFKENGHRVEIGKFLDFVFSDKNVLDFAGQNDLLPVTVSASEAMAADPEHRELKEFLEELPTSVLPPVGKTSWAAVSENIKKNIGKAVEPGANPASVLGRIGRAASAAQNAE; from the coding sequence GTGCATCAGCGCTTCTTGGGTCTGACCGCGGCAGTCGCCGCACTGGGAATGACGGTGGCCCTGACGGGCTGTGGCACCACCAGCGGTTCCGGCGATGTCACCCTCGAACTGGTCGCGGCGGACTACGACGTGTCCGGCGGCCAGAGCAGCAAGAAGTACTGGGCCGACCTCGCCGCCGAGTTCGAGAGGACGAACCCCGGTATCAAGATCGACGTCCGGATCGAGTCCTGGAACGACATCGACCGCAAGGTCGGCGAGATGGTCAAGGCCGGCAAGGCCCCCGACATCGCCCAGATCGGCGCGTACGCCGACTTCGCCGCGGCCGACAAGCTGTACTCCGCCGACCAGTTGCTCTCCATACCCGTGCAGTCCAACTTCCTCCGCCCGCTCACCGACGCCGGTGAGATGAAGCGCGTGCAGTACGGACTGCCGTTCGTCGCCTCGACCCGGCTGCTCTTCTACAACAAGAAGCTCTTCAAAGAGGCCGGGATCAAGAACGACCCCAAGACCTGGGACGACCTCGTCGAGGACGCGGAGAAGCTGAAGGACAACACGGACGCGAAGTACCCCTTCGCGCTGCCGCTGGGGCCGGAGGAGGCCCAGGCCGAGACCATGATGTGGCTGCTGAGCGGCGGTGACGGGTACACCGACACCGTCGGCAACTACTCCATCGACTCCGAACAGAACATCGCCACCTTCACCTGGCTGAAGACGAAGCTGGTCGACAAGAAGCTCACCGGACCGGTCGCCCCCGGCAAGCTGAACCGCAAGGACGCCTTCGCCGCCTTCACGCGCGGGGAGGTCGGCATGCTCAACGGCCACCCCTCCCTGATGCAGGAGGCCGAGAAGGCCGGAGTCGACGTCGGCAAGGTGGCGCTGCCCGGTACCAGCGGCAAGGCGAAGGCCGCGATGGGCGTCGCCGACTGGATCATGGGCTTCAAGGAGAACGGCCACCGCGTCGAGATCGGCAAGTTCCTGGACTTCGTGTTCAGCGACAAGAACGTCCTCGACTTCGCGGGCCAGAACGACCTGTTGCCTGTGACGGTCTCCGCCTCCGAGGCGATGGCCGCGGACCCCGAGCACAGGGAGCTCAAGGAGTTTCTGGAAGAGCTTCCCACCTCGGTGCTTCCACCGGTCGGCAAGACCTCGTGGGCGGCGGTGAGCGAGAACATCAAGAAGAACATCGGCAAGGCGGTGGAGCCCGGCGCCAACCCGGCGTCCGTCCTCGGCCGCATCGGCCGCGCCGCCTCCGCCGCCCAGAACGCCGAGTAG
- a CDS encoding SIS domain-containing protein yields MSRTAAEIATQPACWRRAAKAAAAFPGLPQPGERVAVTGCGTSWFMAIAYAALREAARLGETDAFASSEFPAGRSYDRVVAITRSGTTTEVLDLLTALRGKVPTLALTADPHTPVMEAADEVAVLDWADEESVVQTRFATTALAFLRAGLGDVPGVKSVTEAAVDAELAITEPLPEAVVGAEQWTFLGRGWTYGLALEAGLKMREAAGAWTESYPAMEYRHGPISITGPGRVTWVFGPLPDGLSVDVARVGGTLVARRETDPLADLIRAQRLAVTLAESKGFDPDRPRNLTRSVILG; encoded by the coding sequence ATGTCCCGTACCGCAGCAGAGATTGCCACCCAGCCCGCCTGCTGGCGCCGAGCGGCGAAGGCCGCGGCCGCCTTCCCGGGACTGCCACAGCCGGGCGAGCGGGTCGCCGTCACCGGGTGCGGTACATCCTGGTTCATGGCGATCGCGTACGCGGCGCTGCGGGAGGCGGCGAGGCTGGGTGAGACCGACGCGTTCGCCTCCTCGGAGTTCCCGGCGGGACGCTCCTACGACCGAGTCGTCGCGATCACCCGCTCGGGCACGACGACGGAGGTCCTGGACCTGCTGACCGCGCTGCGCGGCAAGGTCCCGACGCTGGCCCTGACCGCGGACCCCCACACCCCGGTCATGGAGGCGGCGGACGAGGTGGCGGTGCTGGACTGGGCGGACGAGGAGTCGGTCGTCCAGACCCGTTTCGCCACGACGGCGCTCGCCTTTCTGCGGGCGGGTCTGGGTGACGTCCCCGGCGTGAAGTCGGTCACCGAGGCGGCGGTCGACGCGGAACTGGCGATCACCGAACCGCTGCCGGAGGCGGTCGTGGGCGCGGAGCAGTGGACGTTCCTGGGCCGCGGCTGGACGTACGGGCTGGCACTGGAGGCGGGCCTGAAGATGCGCGAGGCGGCGGGCGCGTGGACCGAGTCGTACCCCGCGATGGAATACCGCCACGGCCCGATCTCGATCACCGGCCCCGGTCGCGTGACCTGGGTCTTCGGCCCGCTCCCCGATGGCCTCTCGGTCGACGTGGCCCGAGTGGGAGGCACGCTGGTGGCGCGCCGGGAGACCGACCCGCTGGCTGACCTGATCCGCGCGCAGCGGCTGGCGGTGACACTTGCGGAGTCGAAGGGCTTCGACCCTGACCGGCCGAGGAACCTGACGCGCAGCGTGATTCTGGGCTGA
- a CDS encoding ROK family protein, with product MRHVIALDVGGTGMKAALVGADGTLLYEARRATARERGPDAVVESILGFAGELRAYGAEHLGHSALAAGVAVPGIVDAENGIAVYAANLGWRDVPLRDLLRERLCAPVALGHDVRTGGLAEGRIGAGKGADRFLFVPLGTGIAGAIGIAGQIEAGAHGYAGEIGHIVVRPDGPACGCGQRGCLETLASAAAVTRAWARASGDPDADAADCAKAVESGDARAREVWLDAVDALAAGLVTALTLLDPRTLIIGGGLAEAGETLFTPLRAAVEERVTFQKLPAIVPAALGDTAGCLGAGLLAWDLLATDSEVTA from the coding sequence GTGAGACACGTCATCGCCCTCGATGTGGGCGGCACCGGCATGAAGGCCGCCCTCGTAGGCGCCGACGGCACCCTGCTGTACGAGGCCCGTCGCGCCACCGCGCGTGAGCGCGGGCCCGACGCCGTCGTCGAGTCCATCCTCGGCTTCGCCGGCGAGCTGCGCGCGTACGGCGCCGAGCACCTCGGCCACAGCGCCCTCGCCGCCGGTGTCGCCGTGCCCGGCATCGTCGACGCCGAGAACGGGATCGCCGTGTACGCCGCCAACCTCGGGTGGCGCGACGTACCCCTGCGCGACCTCCTGCGCGAACGCCTCTGCGCCCCCGTCGCCCTGGGGCACGATGTCCGTACCGGCGGCCTCGCCGAGGGGCGGATCGGCGCAGGCAAGGGCGCCGACCGGTTTCTGTTCGTGCCGCTCGGCACCGGGATCGCCGGAGCCATCGGCATCGCGGGGCAGATCGAGGCCGGGGCCCACGGATACGCCGGGGAGATCGGGCACATCGTCGTCCGCCCCGACGGACCCGCCTGCGGCTGCGGCCAGCGCGGCTGTCTGGAGACCCTCGCCTCCGCCGCCGCGGTGACCCGCGCATGGGCGAGAGCGAGCGGCGACCCGGACGCCGACGCCGCCGACTGCGCGAAAGCCGTCGAGTCCGGCGACGCCCGCGCCCGGGAGGTCTGGCTCGACGCCGTCGACGCGCTCGCCGCCGGGCTCGTCACCGCGCTCACCCTGCTGGACCCCCGCACCCTGATCATCGGTGGCGGACTCGCCGAGGCGGGGGAAACCTTGTTCACACCACTGCGGGCCGCGGTCGAGGAGCGCGTCACGTTCCAGAAACTGCCCGCCATCGTCCCTGCAGCCCTCGGGGACACCGCCGGATGCCTCGGCGCGGGGCTGCTCGCCTGGGATCTGCTCGCCACCGACTCGGAGGTAACCGCCTAA
- the nagA gene encoding N-acetylglucosamine-6-phosphate deacetylase, which translates to MADRMVLTGARVVLPTGIVENGRVIVEGTRITGAAGADTPALDLTGHWVVPGFVDIHNHGGGGASFTSGSAEDVLTGVRTHRDHGTTTLVASTVTGEMDFLAHRAGFLSELVEQGDLAGIHFEGPFISPCRKGAHSEELLRDPDPAEVRKLIDAARGTAKMVTLATELPGGIDSVRLLAEHGVIAAIGHTDATYEQTVEAVEAGATVATHLFNAMPGLGHRAPGPIAALLEDDRITVELINDGTHLHPAALELAFHRAGAARVAFITDAMDAAGFGDGRYQLGPLEVEVTGGVARLVEGGSIAGSTLTLDTAFRRAATIDRLPVEDVVRAISANPARLLGVYDTVGSLEAGKDADLVVLDAEFMLKGVMRKGEWVIAPHPG; encoded by the coding sequence ATGGCCGACCGCATGGTTCTCACGGGCGCCCGGGTGGTGCTGCCGACCGGGATCGTCGAGAACGGACGGGTGATCGTCGAGGGCACGAGGATCACCGGCGCCGCCGGTGCCGACACGCCTGCCCTCGACCTCACCGGTCACTGGGTCGTGCCCGGCTTCGTCGACATCCACAACCACGGCGGCGGCGGCGCCTCCTTCACCTCCGGCAGCGCCGAGGACGTTCTCACCGGCGTACGGACCCACCGCGACCACGGCACGACCACCCTCGTCGCCTCCACCGTCACCGGCGAGATGGACTTCCTCGCCCACCGCGCGGGCTTCCTGTCCGAGCTGGTCGAGCAGGGCGACCTCGCGGGCATCCACTTCGAGGGCCCCTTCATCTCGCCGTGCCGCAAGGGCGCGCACAGCGAGGAGCTGTTGCGCGACCCCGACCCGGCGGAGGTGCGCAAGCTGATCGACGCGGCCCGCGGTACGGCGAAGATGGTCACCCTCGCCACCGAACTCCCCGGCGGCATCGACTCCGTACGCCTCCTCGCCGAGCACGGCGTGATCGCCGCGATCGGCCACACGGACGCGACGTACGAGCAGACCGTCGAGGCCGTCGAGGCCGGCGCGACCGTGGCAACGCACCTGTTCAACGCGATGCCCGGCCTCGGTCACCGCGCGCCGGGACCGATCGCCGCGCTCCTGGAGGACGATCGGATCACCGTCGAGCTCATCAACGACGGCACGCATCTGCACCCCGCCGCACTCGAACTCGCCTTCCACCGCGCGGGCGCGGCCCGTGTCGCCTTCATCACCGACGCCATGGACGCGGCGGGCTTCGGCGACGGCCGCTACCAGCTCGGTCCGCTGGAGGTCGAGGTCACGGGAGGGGTCGCCCGGCTGGTGGAGGGCGGGTCCATCGCGGGCTCGACGCTCACGCTGGACACGGCGTTCAGGCGCGCGGCCACCATCGACCGGCTGCCCGTGGAGGACGTCGTCCGTGCCATCTCGGCCAATCCCGCCAGGCTCCTGGGCGTGTACGACACGGTCGGCTCGCTGGAGGCGGGCAAGGACGCCGACCTGGTGGTCCTCGACGCAGAGTTCATGCTGAAAGGCGTGATGCGCAAGGGCGAATGGGTGATTGCGCCGCACCCAGGGTGA
- a CDS encoding 1-phosphofructokinase family hexose kinase, with product MILTVTLNTALDITYRVPALTPHASHRVTEVRERPGGKGINVARVLSALGHESVVTGFAGGPAGAVLRDLLAPLAPHDALVPIAGTTRRTIAVVDDATGDTTQLNEPGPTVTAQEWATFLISYDSLLRGADAVALCGSLPPGIHVGAYAELIRRARAAGVPVLLDTSGEPLRRGIAARPDLVKPNADELAELTGSREPLRATRDARRRGAHTVVASLGPDGVLAATADGVWQATPPAPVKGNPTGAGDSAVAGLLSGLVEALPWPDRLARAVALSAAAVLAPAAGEFDAAAYENLLPHIAVTERAAVA from the coding sequence GTGATCCTGACGGTCACGCTCAACACCGCACTGGACATCACCTACCGCGTCCCTGCGCTGACGCCGCACGCAAGCCACCGCGTCACAGAAGTCCGCGAACGCCCGGGCGGCAAGGGCATCAACGTGGCCCGCGTCCTGTCCGCGCTGGGTCACGAGAGTGTGGTCACCGGCTTCGCGGGCGGGCCCGCCGGAGCCGTACTGCGCGACCTGCTGGCCCCGCTGGCACCGCACGACGCGCTCGTCCCCATCGCCGGGACCACCCGCCGCACGATCGCCGTCGTCGACGACGCGACCGGCGACACGACCCAGCTGAACGAGCCGGGCCCCACCGTCACCGCCCAGGAATGGGCGACGTTCCTCATCTCCTACGACTCCCTACTGCGGGGCGCCGACGCCGTCGCCCTGTGCGGAAGCCTGCCGCCCGGCATCCATGTGGGCGCGTACGCCGAACTGATCCGGCGGGCCCGCGCCGCCGGCGTTCCCGTACTCCTGGACACCAGCGGCGAACCGCTGCGCCGCGGCATCGCCGCCCGCCCCGACCTCGTCAAACCCAACGCCGACGAGCTCGCCGAGCTCACCGGATCCCGCGAACCGCTGCGCGCCACCCGCGACGCCCGTCGCCGGGGCGCGCACACCGTCGTCGCCTCGCTCGGCCCCGACGGTGTCCTCGCGGCCACCGCGGACGGCGTCTGGCAGGCGACCCCGCCCGCGCCGGTGAAGGGCAACCCGACGGGCGCGGGCGACTCGGCGGTGGCCGGGCTGCTCTCCGGCCTCGTGGAGGCACTCCCGTGGCCGGATCGCCTCGCCCGCGCGGTGGCGCTGTCGGCGGCGGCCGTACTGGCCCCGGCGGCAGGCGAGTTCGACGCCGCTGCCTACGAGAATCTGCTGCCGCACATCGCGGTGACCGAGCGCGCGGCCGTGGCGTGA
- a CDS encoding class II fructose-bisphosphate aldolase, with product MPLVSTGELVSAAAADGRGIAAFNVITLEHAEAIATGAEQAGAPAILQISQNAVKFRGGQLAAIAAAAAAVAHASTAQLALHLDHVVSVDLLRSADDEGFSSVMFDASKLPYDENVRATADAVRWGHERGIWIEAELGKVGGKEGEAPLDAHAPGVRTDPAEAAAYVAATGVDALAVAVGSSHAMTQRTASLDHALVADLRDAVPVPLVLHGSSGVPDDEIRRAVAAGMVKINVGTALNTAFTGAVRAFLDADPQTVDPRKYLVPARAAMAGTVAGFLTVVSG from the coding sequence ATGCCACTCGTCAGCACCGGTGAACTCGTCTCGGCCGCCGCGGCCGACGGCCGCGGCATCGCCGCCTTCAACGTCATCACTCTGGAGCACGCCGAGGCGATCGCCACCGGCGCCGAGCAGGCGGGCGCGCCCGCGATCCTGCAGATCTCGCAGAACGCCGTGAAGTTCCGCGGCGGACAGCTCGCGGCGATCGCCGCCGCGGCAGCCGCGGTGGCCCACGCGTCGACCGCGCAACTCGCCCTCCACCTCGACCATGTCGTCTCCGTGGACCTGCTGCGGTCGGCGGACGACGAGGGCTTCAGCTCGGTGATGTTCGACGCCTCGAAGCTGCCGTACGACGAGAACGTCAGGGCCACGGCCGATGCGGTGCGCTGGGGCCACGAGCGCGGCATCTGGATCGAGGCCGAACTGGGCAAGGTCGGCGGCAAGGAGGGTGAGGCCCCGCTCGACGCCCACGCGCCAGGCGTCCGCACCGACCCGGCGGAGGCCGCGGCCTACGTCGCCGCCACCGGCGTGGATGCCCTGGCCGTTGCCGTCGGGTCCTCCCACGCGATGACGCAGCGCACGGCGTCGCTGGACCACGCCCTGGTCGCCGACCTCCGTGACGCGGTCCCGGTCCCGCTGGTGCTGCACGGCTCCTCGGGCGTCCCGGACGACGAGATCCGCCGCGCGGTCGCCGCCGGCATGGTCAAGATCAACGTCGGCACGGCCCTGAACACGGCCTTCACGGGCGCGGTCCGGGCCTTCCTCGATGCCGACCCCCAGACCGTGGACCCCCGGAAATACCTCGTCCCGGCTCGCGCTGCGATGGCCGGGACGGTGGCGGGGTTCCTGACGGTCGTCAGTGGCTGA
- a CDS encoding CBM35 domain-containing protein — protein sequence MTAANNGASTPEDDDPFGYLYEDGRAAGATPPGQSRGYGYPGPAAQPGVPRTSYNQVRTVGERQYGQQVPQQQVHAQQGQPTAQYAAPETYPGATTRQVPVQSGGHGGGRSGGPNTKGLLIGAIAVVAVVVIGIAAALMSGGGEKDKAGDQSGRDGGTSAGKSVKPSDEPTASKDPQEPLPKQDAATLQLGAPAALAKDIKGAEGAGGAFVTGFNAVGASVTWKANIAEAGKYRLYVRYSIPAQDANATLTVNGKANTNPLGLKNFIHSSDPAWEKNWQTTWAPVDLNKGENELKISCEAGNQCNVILDWLEVKEG from the coding sequence ATGACGGCCGCGAACAACGGCGCGAGCACGCCCGAGGACGACGATCCGTTCGGCTATCTGTACGAGGACGGACGGGCAGCGGGCGCGACACCGCCCGGCCAGAGCCGCGGCTACGGCTACCCGGGTCCGGCCGCGCAGCCCGGCGTCCCCAGAACCTCGTACAACCAGGTCCGCACGGTCGGCGAGCGCCAGTACGGCCAGCAGGTCCCGCAGCAGCAGGTGCACGCCCAGCAGGGCCAGCCGACCGCGCAGTACGCGGCGCCCGAGACCTACCCCGGTGCCACCACCCGCCAGGTCCCGGTCCAGAGCGGCGGCCACGGCGGCGGCCGCAGTGGCGGACCCAACACCAAGGGCCTGCTGATCGGCGCGATCGCGGTGGTCGCGGTGGTCGTGATCGGCATCGCGGCGGCCCTGATGTCGGGCGGCGGCGAGAAGGACAAGGCGGGCGACCAGTCCGGCCGCGACGGCGGCACCAGCGCGGGCAAGTCGGTCAAGCCGAGCGATGAGCCGACGGCGTCCAAGGACCCGCAGGAGCCGCTGCCGAAGCAGGACGCGGCGACGCTGCAGCTGGGCGCGCCGGCCGCGCTGGCGAAGGACATCAAGGGCGCGGAGGGTGCGGGCGGCGCCTTTGTGACCGGCTTCAACGCGGTGGGCGCCTCGGTTACCTGGAAGGCCAACATCGCGGAGGCGGGCAAGTACCGGCTCTATGTGCGCTATTCCATCCCCGCGCAGGACGCCAACGCCACGCTGACGGTCAACGGCAAGGCGAACACCAACCCGCTGGGCCTGAAGAACTTCATCCACTCCTCGGACCCGGCCTGGGAGAAGAACTGGCAGACCACTTGGGCACCGGTCGATCTGAACAAGGGCGAGAACGAGCTCAAGATCTCCTGCGAGGCGGGCAACCAGTGCAACGTCATCCTTGACTGGCTCGAGGTCAAGGAAGGCTGA
- the cdgB gene encoding diguanylate cyclase CdgB, translated as METESEPYVRLATLRQLHQVVADLNTARSLADTLQTVADGIVAGLGYELACVNLVRPDGDLVVAAFAGSAAAEALITGRVGSRPSWERRLSMGEAWGELRFIPHTEGWVLIEDDVPQWHTEGPDPRFEDEWHPQDRLYAPMYASGGGRELLGVISVDRPRNGRRPGPWGQEALQMYASQAAIAISNARLRANMQRALVRLEREQQALRASEESFRQAFEYAPSGMAIAEMGGDQHGRLLRTNDALCRLLGRPASAMRRYSFADLVHPEDVGTLLRTSAEGGRAELRLGRRDGTYVWVSLRNSVVADTADGPRFLLTHVEDIEDRKRHELQLAHRASHDALTGLPNSAELRARLSARLCERPQTARENAIEALDAAYGADSESVFGSDGFDFETTGVPYDHHVHSIAPDSDVDDGTKGLAVLFCDLDGFKSINDRFGHQTGDAVLVEVARRLTTGVRDNDTVARLGGDEFVVLADGLGAADAADLAVRLRNAIILPIRVGGRGVRVGASFGIGWASCGMSVEEVLQSADQRMYIEKRSRAKVHRRAG; from the coding sequence ATGGAGACCGAGTCGGAGCCCTACGTCCGTCTTGCGACCCTGCGGCAGCTGCACCAGGTGGTCGCGGACCTCAACACGGCCCGGAGCCTGGCCGACACTCTGCAGACCGTCGCTGACGGAATCGTGGCGGGACTCGGCTACGAGCTGGCCTGCGTCAATCTCGTACGCCCCGACGGAGATCTCGTCGTCGCCGCATTCGCCGGCAGCGCTGCCGCGGAAGCCCTGATCACGGGCCGCGTCGGCTCCCGACCGTCCTGGGAACGCCGTCTGTCGATGGGCGAGGCCTGGGGCGAGCTGCGCTTCATTCCGCACACCGAGGGCTGGGTGCTCATCGAGGACGACGTCCCGCAGTGGCACACCGAGGGCCCGGACCCGCGCTTCGAGGACGAGTGGCACCCGCAGGACCGTCTCTACGCCCCGATGTACGCGTCGGGCGGCGGCCGCGAGCTCCTCGGCGTCATCTCCGTCGACCGGCCGCGCAACGGGCGGCGGCCGGGGCCCTGGGGCCAGGAAGCGCTCCAGATGTACGCGTCCCAGGCGGCGATTGCGATCAGCAACGCCCGCCTGCGAGCAAACATGCAGCGCGCTCTGGTCCGCCTGGAGCGTGAGCAGCAGGCGCTGCGCGCGAGTGAGGAGTCGTTCCGGCAGGCGTTCGAGTACGCGCCGAGCGGTATGGCCATCGCCGAGATGGGCGGCGACCAGCACGGCCGGCTGCTGCGCACCAATGACGCCCTGTGCCGGCTGCTCGGCAGACCCGCCTCCGCGATGCGCCGCTACTCCTTCGCCGACCTGGTGCATCCCGAGGACGTCGGCACCCTGCTGCGGACATCGGCCGAGGGCGGCCGCGCCGAACTGCGGCTGGGCCGCCGGGACGGGACGTATGTCTGGGTGTCGCTGCGCAACTCCGTCGTCGCGGACACCGCGGACGGCCCCCGATTTCTGCTCACTCATGTCGAGGACATAGAGGACCGCAAGCGGCACGAGCTCCAGCTCGCGCACCGGGCCAGCCATGACGCGCTCACCGGGCTGCCCAACAGTGCCGAGCTGCGCGCCCGGCTCAGCGCCCGGCTGTGCGAGCGGCCGCAGACCGCGCGGGAGAACGCCATCGAGGCCCTGGACGCCGCGTACGGGGCGGACAGCGAGAGCGTCTTCGGCAGCGACGGCTTCGACTTCGAGACCACCGGCGTGCCCTACGACCACCATGTCCACTCCATCGCGCCCGACAGCGACGTCGACGACGGCACGAAGGGGCTCGCGGTCCTCTTCTGTGATCTGGACGGCTTCAAGTCGATCAATGACCGGTTCGGGCACCAGACCGGTGACGCCGTGCTTGTCGAGGTCGCGCGCAGGCTCACCACCGGGGTGCGCGACAACGACACGGTCGCCCGGCTCGGAGGTGACGAGTTCGTCGTGCTCGCCGACGGCCTGGGCGCGGCGGACGCCGCCGACCTGGCCGTACGCCTTCGGAACGCGATCATCCTGCCGATCAGGGTCGGCGGCCGGGGCGTACGCGTGGGGGCGAGCTTCGGGATCGGCTGGGCGAGCTGCGGAATGTCTGTCGAGGAGGTCCTGCAGAGCGCCGATCAGCGGATGTACATCGAGAAGCGGTCCCGGGCCAAAGTGCACCGGCGGGCCGGCTGA